The following are encoded together in the Fundulus heteroclitus isolate FHET01 chromosome 19, MU-UCD_Fhet_4.1, whole genome shotgun sequence genome:
- the grem1b gene encoding gremlin-1: protein MAVSAHTLCSMVFIIGMLSSHVDSKRNRASQGAIPHPDKNNPNESEQQPQPQQTGPRSQRPGSSSPADEVLESSQEALHVTERQYLKRDWCKTQPLKQTIHEEGCVSRTIINRFCYGQCNSFYIPRHIRREEGAFQSCSFCKPKRFTSLTFTLNCPDQQPPTKKKRIQRVKQCRCVSIDLD from the coding sequence ATGGCTGTCTCAGCGCATACTCTGTGCAGTATGGTTTTCATCATCGGGATGCTGTCATCTCACGTGGATTCAAAAAGAAACCGAGCCTCGCAAGGGGCCATTCCTCATCCTGACAAAAACAACCCGAACGAATCCGAGCAGCAGCCCCAGCCCCAGCAAACGGGTCCCAGGTCCCAGAGGCCAGGCTCATCCTCACCGGCCGACGAGGTGCTGGAGTCCAGCCAGGAGGCTCTGCATGTGACGGAGCGCCAGTATTTGAAACGGGACTGGTGCAAAACGCAGCCTCTCAAGCAGACGATCCACGAGGAGGGCTGCGTCAGCCGAACCATCATCAACCGCTTCTGCTACGGACAGTGCAACTCTTTCTACATCCCCAGGCACATCCGCAGGGAGGAGGGCGCCTTCCAGTCCTGCTCGTTTTGCAAACCGAAGCGGTTCACCTCCCTGACTTTTACCTTGAACTGTCCGGACCAGCAGCCTCCCACCAAGAAGAAGCGCATCCAGCGCGTCAAGCAGTGCCGCTGTGTCTCCATAGACCTGGACTGA